In Flavobacterium endoglycinae, one DNA window encodes the following:
- the serC gene encoding 3-phosphoserine/phosphohydroxythreonine transaminase: MKKHNYSAGPSILPQEVFEKASKAILNFNDSGLSILEISHRSKDFVAVMEEARSLALELLGLQGKGYQALFLQGGASTAFLMAPYNLLKENGKAAYLDSGTWATAAIKEAKLFGETVVVASSKEDNYTYVPKGYEIPADADYFHCTSNNTIFGTQMKEFPTTNVPVVCDMSSDIFSRELDFSKFDLIYAGAQKNMGPAGTTLVVIKEEILGKNGRTIPSMLDYAKHIKGESMYNTPPVFAVYVSLLTLQWIKEKGGIAAVEKLNNAKAELLYTEIDRNPLFKGAAKVEDRSNMNVTFLLNNPEHTETFDALWKAANISGLPGHRSVGGYRASIYNAMPIESVQVLVDVMKALESKV, from the coding sequence ATGAAAAAACACAACTACAGCGCAGGACCAAGTATTTTACCTCAGGAAGTTTTTGAGAAGGCATCAAAAGCAATTTTAAATTTTAATGATTCAGGGTTATCTATTCTTGAAATCTCGCACCGAAGCAAAGATTTCGTTGCAGTTATGGAGGAAGCTCGTTCCCTTGCTTTAGAATTATTAGGTCTTCAAGGAAAAGGTTATCAGGCTTTATTTTTACAAGGTGGTGCAAGTACAGCATTCTTAATGGCACCATACAATTTATTAAAAGAAAACGGAAAAGCAGCTTATTTAGATTCAGGAACGTGGGCAACTGCGGCCATTAAAGAAGCTAAACTTTTCGGTGAAACTGTTGTCGTAGCTTCTTCAAAAGAAGACAATTATACTTATGTTCCTAAAGGTTACGAAATTCCAGCTGATGCTGATTATTTCCACTGCACAAGTAACAATACCATCTTTGGAACACAAATGAAAGAATTCCCAACAACAAATGTTCCTGTTGTTTGCGATATGAGTTCTGATATTTTTTCACGTGAATTAGATTTTTCTAAATTTGATTTAATCTATGCTGGAGCTCAAAAAAATATGGGACCTGCAGGAACGACATTAGTAGTAATTAAAGAAGAAATCTTAGGCAAAAATGGAAGAACTATTCCTAGTATGCTAGATTATGCTAAACACATTAAAGGAGAAAGTATGTACAATACTCCACCTGTATTTGCAGTTTACGTTTCTCTTTTAACTTTGCAATGGATTAAAGAAAAAGGCGGAATCGCTGCTGTTGAAAAATTAAACAACGCCAAAGCAGAATTACTTTACACTGAAATCGACAGAAACCCATTATTCAAAGGTGCTGCAAAAGTAGAAGACCGTTCTAACATGAACGTGACTTTCTTATTGAACAATCCAGAACACACAGAAACTTTTGACGCTTTATGGAAAGCAGCAAACATTTCTGGTTTACCTGGGCACCGTTCTGTTGGTGGTTACAGAGCTTCAATCTACAACGCTATGCCTATCGAAAGTGTTCAGGTTTTAGTTGATGTAATGAAAGCTTTGGAATCTAAAGTTTAA
- a CDS encoding acyl-CoA reductase, with product MTLETKKSVFVELGKFLSQFSEGNSTKKSDVLYNDIFFDDFEKLIHLSQSHNGWYTPEQVYFSVQSWAEALTEENINKWLSAYKIDENNENPKTVALILAGNIPLVGFHDFLSVLITGNKALVKTSSNDQHLLPFLAKYLIAVDENLKEKITFVEGKLENFDAVIATGSNNTSRYFEYYFKDKPSIIRKNRNSAAVLNGKETKEELEALGEDIFRYFGLGCRNVSKLFVPKGYSFDDFFQAVFKYQDVIQYEKYANNYDYNKAVFLMSNFKLIDNGFLTLKEDSSYASPISSVFYEYYENLEELEKRLQADQDQIQCIVGNDFVSHSIPFGKTQKPQLWDYADNVDTITFLLTTK from the coding sequence ATGACATTAGAAACAAAAAAAAGTGTTTTTGTTGAATTAGGAAAATTTTTAAGTCAGTTTTCTGAAGGAAATTCCACGAAGAAATCCGACGTTTTATATAATGATATCTTTTTTGATGATTTCGAAAAGCTGATTCATCTATCACAATCCCACAATGGCTGGTATACGCCAGAACAAGTTTATTTTTCGGTACAATCGTGGGCAGAAGCGTTGACAGAAGAAAACATCAACAAATGGCTTTCCGCTTATAAAATTGATGAGAATAACGAAAATCCAAAAACTGTCGCTTTGATTCTAGCAGGAAATATTCCGTTAGTTGGTTTTCATGATTTTCTATCGGTTTTAATAACTGGAAACAAAGCTTTGGTTAAAACCTCGTCAAACGATCAGCATTTATTGCCATTCTTGGCAAAATATTTAATTGCTGTTGATGAAAATTTAAAAGAGAAAATTACTTTCGTGGAAGGAAAACTAGAAAATTTCGATGCAGTAATAGCCACCGGAAGTAATAACACGTCTCGTTACTTTGAATATTATTTTAAAGACAAACCTTCAATTATCCGCAAAAACCGAAATTCGGCAGCTGTTTTAAACGGAAAAGAAACCAAAGAAGAATTAGAAGCTCTAGGAGAAGATATTTTTAGATATTTTGGTTTAGGATGCCGAAATGTCTCTAAACTTTTTGTTCCAAAAGGGTATTCTTTTGATGATTTTTTTCAAGCCGTTTTCAAATATCAAGATGTTATTCAATACGAAAAATACGCCAACAACTACGATTACAACAAAGCCGTTTTCCTAATGAGTAATTTTAAACTTATCGACAACGGTTTTCTGACATTAAAAGAAGATTCGAGTTATGCCTCTCCTATTTCGAGTGTTTTTTATGAATATTATGAAAATCTAGAAGAATTAGAAAAGCGTCTTCAGGCAGATCAGGATCAAATTCAATGCATCGTTGGAAACGATTTTGTATCCCATAGCATCCCATTCGGAAAAACTCAAAAACCGCAATTGTGGGATTACGCAGATAATGTCGATACTATAACGTTTTTGTTAACAACAAAGTAA
- a CDS encoding DUF937 domain-containing protein has product MFEQLTQLVKQYGGDAVVNNAAVPNEHNEAVINETSSSIFSGLQKIASEGGVEQLAGLFNGNASIDNSNPVVKQISQQLSGSLGEKFGLSSSDASGVASSMIPQILSSLVNKAKDPNDGSFQISDIINSISGNSGQASSIMDTISKYGMQFGLDQNGDGKVDLEDAIAVTKSKGGISGLFGKLFGK; this is encoded by the coding sequence ATGTTTGAACAATTAACCCAATTAGTAAAGCAGTACGGAGGTGATGCAGTTGTAAACAACGCCGCTGTCCCAAATGAACACAATGAAGCTGTAATCAACGAAACCAGTTCGTCTATTTTCTCAGGATTGCAAAAAATAGCTTCAGAAGGAGGAGTAGAACAACTTGCCGGTTTATTCAACGGAAATGCATCAATTGATAATTCTAATCCTGTGGTAAAGCAGATTTCACAGCAATTGAGCGGCAGTTTAGGAGAAAAATTCGGTTTAAGCAGTTCAGATGCATCGGGAGTTGCTTCAAGCATGATTCCACAAATTTTAAGCTCGTTAGTAAATAAGGCAAAAGATCCAAACGATGGAAGTTTTCAAATTTCAGATATCATCAATTCCATCTCAGGAAACAGCGGACAAGCGTCAAGTATAATGGATACCATTTCAAAATACGGAATGCAGTTTGGACTTGACCAAAACGGAGACGGAAAAGTAGACTTAGAAGATGCCATAGCAGTTACCAAAAGTAAAGGAGGAATTTCTGGACTTTTCGGAAAATTGTTTGGGAAATAG
- a CDS encoding DUF6146 family protein, which translates to MKKFISILIVLLTIIACSTTSQNIASTDTTPIKKGNDTVRIANDSLEYEVIIIDNGFTNWLASRAYPRNYYSLQYLENKNYLYVTEWNNRVLQPQRYNPNLYEISINYRPDIHYGYEVNYLIYNYMIYFQNTYKQKLWGYVPSR; encoded by the coding sequence ATGAAAAAATTCATTTCCATATTGATTGTTTTACTTACAATTATAGCATGTTCTACAACTTCGCAGAATATTGCTAGTACAGACACGACGCCAATTAAAAAAGGAAATGATACCGTAAGAATTGCAAATGATTCATTAGAATACGAAGTCATCATAATTGATAACGGATTTACCAATTGGCTTGCTTCAAGAGCCTATCCAAGAAATTATTATTCATTACAATACCTTGAAAATAAAAACTATTTATATGTAACCGAGTGGAATAATCGCGTTTTACAACCACAGCGATATAATCCAAACTTATATGAAATATCGATTAATTATCGTCCGGACATACATTACGGTTATGAAGTAAATTATTTAATTTACAATTACATGATTTATTTTCAAAATACTTACAAACAAAAGCTTTGGGGTTATGTTCCATCAAGATAA
- a CDS encoding DUF6787 family protein translates to MNKLKERWGITSNLQAIIIFIVFAITGSASAWLSKPFCVWLGITKEDFGGWFTLIRLIIIFPIYQVLLVFIGTIFGQFKFFWNFEKKMLKNMGLGFLFKDKI, encoded by the coding sequence ATGAACAAACTAAAAGAACGCTGGGGAATCACCTCAAATTTACAAGCCATAATTATATTTATCGTTTTTGCCATTACAGGATCGGCATCTGCTTGGCTGTCTAAACCATTCTGTGTTTGGCTGGGTATTACCAAAGAAGATTTTGGAGGCTGGTTTACCCTAATTCGTCTTATTATTATATTCCCAATTTATCAAGTCTTACTAGTTTTTATTGGAACTATTTTTGGGCAGTTTAAATTCTTCTGGAATTTTGAAAAGAAAATGCTTAAAAACATGGGACTTGGATTTTTATTTAAAGACAAAATTTAA
- a CDS encoding D-2-hydroxyacid dehydrogenase gives MKVLANDGISKSGILALEKGGFEVITTKVAQEQVANYINENNIDVILVRSATKVRKDIIDACPGIKIIGRGGVGMDNIDVDYAKSKGIHVINTPASSSESVAELVFGHLFSGVRFLHDSNRNMPLEGDSNFEGLKKAYANGTELRGKTLGIVGIGRIGQATAKMALGLGMKVIAADSFIPQVDVKVEFFDGQSITTTIVSQSLESLFKEADFITLHVPAQDGYIIGEKELEIMKDGVGIVNCARGGVIDEVALVKALDSGKVAFAGLDVFESEPKPEMAILMHSKISLTPHIGAATGEAQDRIGTELASQIITLLS, from the coding sequence ATGAAAGTATTAGCAAATGACGGAATTTCTAAAAGCGGAATTCTAGCCTTAGAAAAAGGTGGTTTTGAAGTTATCACTACAAAAGTAGCTCAAGAACAAGTAGCTAACTATATAAACGAAAACAATATTGACGTAATTTTAGTTCGTAGTGCCACTAAAGTTCGTAAAGATATTATCGATGCTTGCCCAGGTATTAAAATCATCGGTCGTGGTGGTGTTGGTATGGATAATATCGATGTTGATTATGCTAAAAGCAAAGGAATTCATGTAATTAATACTCCGGCTTCATCTTCAGAATCTGTTGCTGAATTGGTATTCGGACACTTATTTTCTGGTGTACGTTTTTTACATGATTCTAACAGAAATATGCCTCTTGAAGGAGATTCTAACTTTGAAGGTTTGAAAAAAGCATATGCTAACGGAACTGAATTAAGAGGTAAAACTTTAGGTATTGTTGGTATTGGCCGTATTGGACAAGCTACTGCAAAAATGGCTCTTGGTCTTGGAATGAAAGTTATCGCTGCTGATAGCTTTATTCCTCAAGTTGATGTAAAAGTTGAATTTTTCGACGGACAATCAATTACTACTACAATCGTTTCTCAATCTTTAGAATCTTTATTCAAAGAAGCTGATTTCATTACATTACACGTTCCTGCACAAGATGGTTACATTATTGGCGAAAAAGAACTTGAAATCATGAAAGACGGTGTTGGAATCGTAAACTGTGCTCGTGGTGGTGTAATTGATGAAGTAGCATTAGTAAAAGCTTTAGATTCAGGAAAAGTGGCTTTTGCAGGTTTAGACGTTTTCGAAAGCGAACCAAAACCAGAAATGGCAATTTTAATGCACTCTAAAATCTCTTTAACGCCTCACATTGGAGCTGCAACTGGAGAAGCACAAGATAGAATTGGTACTGAGTTAGCTTCACAAATTATTACTTTGTTAAGCTAG